One part of the Streptomyces lydicus genome encodes these proteins:
- a CDS encoding GlxA family transcriptional regulator, with the protein MAAHRVAVLALDGVTPLDLAIPTQIFTTRPETPYEMTLCALDTKVATTAGFALLAEGGLEQVRTADTVIVPGFEPLLSLPDAVLDTLAEARDRGRRVVSICTGAFALAAAGVLDGLHATTHWKHIDEFERSFPAVTVDRDVLYVDEGDVLTSAGVCCGIDLCVHIVRRDLGAEVANRIARGLVAAPHRDGGQAQYVPAPVAVAGEASLSGTRGWALQRLGEPLTLRVLARHAGLSQRTFMRRFTEETGTTPLQWVLNARLGRARELLETTDLSVDQVARDCGLGTAANLRLHFRRTLDTTPTAYRRTFTHSTSRSPVSSPAVPRTDQLPPGCPGPPAPAAATWG; encoded by the coding sequence ATGGCAGCCCATCGAGTCGCGGTCCTGGCGTTGGACGGGGTCACCCCGCTCGACCTGGCGATCCCGACGCAGATCTTCACCACCCGGCCGGAAACCCCCTACGAGATGACCCTGTGCGCGTTGGACACGAAGGTAGCCACCACCGCGGGTTTCGCACTGCTCGCCGAGGGAGGTCTGGAGCAGGTGCGCACCGCCGACACCGTGATCGTGCCGGGGTTCGAACCGCTCCTCTCGTTGCCGGACGCCGTGCTCGACACACTGGCCGAGGCCCGCGACCGAGGCCGGCGTGTGGTGTCCATCTGCACGGGCGCCTTCGCGCTGGCCGCGGCGGGCGTACTGGACGGGCTGCACGCCACGACCCACTGGAAGCACATCGACGAGTTCGAGCGGAGTTTCCCGGCCGTCACGGTCGACCGCGACGTGCTCTACGTCGACGAGGGCGACGTGCTCACCTCGGCCGGGGTGTGCTGCGGCATCGACCTGTGCGTGCATATCGTGCGCCGCGACCTGGGCGCGGAGGTGGCCAACCGGATCGCCCGCGGTCTGGTCGCGGCCCCGCACCGCGACGGCGGGCAGGCCCAGTACGTGCCGGCTCCCGTCGCGGTGGCCGGTGAGGCGTCGCTGTCCGGTACCCGTGGATGGGCCCTGCAACGGCTCGGCGAACCGCTCACACTGCGCGTGCTTGCCCGGCACGCGGGCCTCTCGCAACGCACCTTCATGCGCCGGTTCACCGAGGAGACGGGCACAACCCCGTTGCAGTGGGTGCTCAACGCCCGGCTCGGCAGGGCGCGGGAACTACTGGAAACCACGGACCTCTCCGTGGATCAGGTGGCGCGGGACTGCGGGCTGGGCACGGCAGCCAACCTACGGCTGCACTTCCGGCGCACGCTGGACACCACCCCTACCGCCTACCGCCGCACCTTCACACACTCGACATCGCGCAGTCCGGTTTCCTCACCAGCAGTCCCGCGCACGGACCAACTGCCACCCGGCTGCCCAGGCCCGCCCGCACCTGCGGCAGCCACCTGGGGCTGA
- a CDS encoding HD domain-containing protein has translation MTGPTREATADPIALPSTPLADAVMNLIRPVETPSVFNHSIRSYLFARLVVGRLGLAVGHDYRDDLLFAACAMHDLGLASDGPHRQRFEVEGADRAAEFLIQHGMSTADADQVWQAIALHTSPGIAERRGTLCVLVREGVALDFGGPAGADHLDAVTDEQADAMHAAYPRLDMIRSLTDAIVAQAAKDPKNAPRYTTPGELLRERQTFGRTRLEHTGRSSRWGD, from the coding sequence ATGACCGGACCTACACGCGAGGCGACCGCCGACCCGATCGCGCTGCCCAGCACACCACTTGCCGACGCCGTCATGAACCTCATCCGACCGGTGGAAACGCCGTCCGTCTTCAACCACAGCATCCGCAGCTACCTATTCGCCCGGCTGGTCGTCGGCCGCCTCGGCCTGGCCGTCGGCCACGACTACCGGGACGACCTGTTGTTCGCCGCGTGCGCGATGCACGACCTCGGCCTGGCGTCGGACGGCCCGCACCGACAGCGGTTCGAGGTCGAAGGCGCCGACCGGGCCGCCGAATTCCTCATCCAACACGGGATGTCCACGGCCGACGCCGACCAGGTCTGGCAGGCGATCGCCCTGCACACCTCTCCGGGCATCGCGGAACGCCGCGGCACGCTGTGCGTGCTCGTCCGCGAAGGCGTCGCCCTCGACTTCGGAGGCCCGGCGGGCGCCGACCACCTCGACGCGGTCACCGATGAGCAGGCCGACGCCATGCACGCCGCCTATCCACGGCTGGACATGATCCGCTCACTCACCGACGCGATCGTCGCGCAGGCCGCGAAAGACCCGAAGAACGCACCCCGGTACACGACCCCCGGCGAACTCCTGCGCGAACGCCAGACCTTCGGCCGGACCCGGCTGGAGCACACCGGCCGTTCGTCCCGCTGGGGCGACTGA
- a CDS encoding RidA family protein, whose translation MTVHTVEIPENNTVFGETTNAFAGFGYSAAVRAHGLLFIAGTIGRRADGTIPDTIEEQTEIAIRKIEEILRMENLDMSALVDVTSYHVDIRRHLPGFIKAKQRLVEAPYPTWTIIGVSGLASPGLLVEVRATAAYPDASR comes from the coding sequence ATGACCGTCCACACCGTCGAGATCCCCGAGAACAACACGGTCTTCGGGGAGACCACCAATGCCTTCGCAGGCTTCGGCTATTCCGCCGCGGTGCGTGCGCACGGCCTCTTGTTCATCGCCGGAACGATCGGTCGCCGCGCCGACGGAACCATCCCGGACACCATCGAGGAGCAGACCGAGATCGCCATCCGGAAGATCGAGGAGATCCTCCGGATGGAGAACCTCGACATGTCCGCCCTCGTCGACGTCACCAGTTACCACGTCGACATCCGCCGGCACCTGCCCGGATTCATCAAGGCCAAGCAGCGCCTCGTCGAAGCGCCCTACCCGACCTGGACGATCATCGGGGTCAGTGGCCTCGCCAGCCCGGGGCTCCTCGTCGAGGTCCGCGCGACCGCCGCGTATCCCGACGCATCCCGGTAG
- a CDS encoding DUF3761 domain-containing protein: MGAGSEAGSGLCQRTGPRPRRRGTAGAHVVYVHPVRGEVAQAPVAPGRAPFLHSPAEPCSSVTAVRPSHSHRHRHGSGRRSPLRPPHHWHLRTHIEHPKGVMAKCKDGTWSYSKHFSGTCSHHRGARYWFK, translated from the coding sequence ATGGGGGCAGGAAGCGAGGCGGGATCCGGGCTTTGCCAGAGAACGGGTCCACGTCCTCGCCGCCGAGGGACAGCGGGCGCGCACGTGGTCTACGTCCACCCCGTCCGCGGGGAAGTCGCCCAAGCGCCAGTCGCACCAGGCCGAGCCCCGTTCCTGCACTCGCCGGCGGAGCCTTGCAGCAGCGTCACGGCGGTTCGCCCGTCGCACAGCCATCGGCACAGGCACGGCTCAGGCCGCCGCAGTCCACTGCGCCCACCACACCACTGGCACTTGCGGACCCACATCGAGCACCCCAAGGGCGTTATGGCCAAGTGCAAAGACGGCACCTGGTCATACTCGAAGCACTTCTCCGGCACCTGCTCCCACCACCGCGGCGCGAGGTACTGGTTCAAGTAA
- a CDS encoding peptidylprolyl isomerase, whose product MAVRTSQGPLPLRLDRAKAPCTVQSFVHLARHQFYDRTVCHRLTAYPTLKVLQCGDPTGTGEGGPGYEYKDELPVDLPPAPSDPTGARRLYGRGLLAMANAGPNTNGSQFFVVYGDSALRPNYTVFGTVGAAGLKTLDKIAAGGIEPTTPDPAPVDGTPVLRTELLSVRLSCRP is encoded by the coding sequence ATGGCTGTCCGGACCAGCCAGGGTCCGCTCCCGCTGCGTCTGGACCGGGCGAAGGCGCCGTGCACGGTCCAGAGCTTCGTGCACCTGGCGCGGCACCAGTTCTACGACCGCACGGTGTGCCATCGACTGACGGCGTATCCGACGCTGAAGGTCCTGCAGTGTGGCGACCCGACCGGAACTGGCGAGGGTGGGCCGGGGTACGAGTACAAGGACGAGCTGCCGGTGGACCTGCCGCCGGCACCGAGCGATCCGACCGGAGCCCGTCGCCTTTACGGGCGCGGTTTGCTGGCGATGGCCAACGCCGGACCGAACACGAACGGTTCGCAGTTCTTCGTCGTCTACGGCGATTCCGCGCTGCGACCGAACTACACGGTGTTCGGCACGGTCGGTGCCGCCGGCCTGAAGACGCTCGACAAGATTGCTGCCGGCGGAATCGAGCCAACTACGCCGGACCCGGCGCCTGTCGACGGCACGCCCGTGCTGAGGACCGAACTGCTCAGCGTCCGGCTGTCCTGCCGGCCCTGA
- a CDS encoding alpha/beta fold hydrolase has product MQHPSLPLGRHYDIDGRRLMLHRSGNGGPTAVFLAGSGLMSLDYLNIHHRVAELTGSVLYDRAGNGWSDPAELPRTAAEVTDELQTLLRTAAVPGPYLLVGHSLGGAYARHYARRFPGEVAGLLLLDPFHEDLVVRAPLAARERLNRMLEDMRDQELVELTQEQIQQSRVQMAPHFAAWPEPVRKPLIERHLATWRVASQENQNLYDKVADEFRRAPDTPDVPLIVLSAMGHDATQAHLWPEELLREINESKLALHAELAAETPRGEHRILDDAGHGWLHEERPDGVLQAVNDLLRRQSSAR; this is encoded by the coding sequence ATGCAGCACCCATCGCTACCGCTGGGACGCCACTACGACATCGACGGGCGGCGGCTGATGCTGCACCGCTCCGGCAACGGCGGCCCTACCGCGGTGTTCCTGGCGGGAAGCGGGCTGATGAGCCTGGACTACCTGAACATCCACCACCGTGTCGCCGAGCTGACCGGCAGCGTGCTCTACGACCGCGCCGGCAACGGCTGGAGCGACCCGGCCGAGCTGCCCCGCACCGCGGCCGAGGTCACCGACGAACTGCAAACGCTTCTGCGCACGGCCGCCGTGCCCGGCCCGTACCTGCTGGTCGGCCACTCCCTGGGCGGCGCCTACGCGCGCCACTACGCGAGGCGCTTCCCCGGCGAGGTCGCCGGCCTGCTCCTGCTCGACCCGTTCCACGAGGACCTGGTCGTACGCGCACCCTTGGCGGCGCGAGAGCGGCTGAACCGGATGCTGGAAGACATGCGGGACCAGGAGCTGGTGGAGCTCACGCAGGAGCAGATCCAGCAGTCCCGCGTCCAGATGGCACCCCACTTCGCGGCCTGGCCAGAGCCCGTGCGCAAGCCGCTGATCGAACGCCACCTCGCCACCTGGCGGGTCGCCTCACAGGAGAACCAGAACCTCTACGACAAGGTCGCCGACGAGTTCCGGCGCGCACCGGACACCCCCGACGTGCCGCTGATCGTGCTCTCCGCCATGGGGCACGATGCCACGCAGGCTCACCTCTGGCCCGAAGAACTGCTGCGCGAGATCAACGAGAGCAAGCTCGCCCTGCACGCGGAGCTGGCCGCGGAAACCCCGCGCGGCGAACACCGCATCCTCGACGACGCCGGACACGGCTGGCTCCATGAGGAACGCCCGGACGGCGTGCTCCAGGCGGTCAACGACCTCCTTCGGAGGCAGAGTTCAGCGAGATGA